A genome region from Alicyclobacillus acidocaldarius subsp. acidocaldarius DSM 446 includes the following:
- a CDS encoding precorrin-2 dehydrogenase/sirohydrochlorin ferrochelatase family protein, translated as MSSDRVPIWLKPRGMPCAVIGGGRVGARRAERLARAGAKVTLVSPTLGPEATELVQQDLVTWIDRAYQPGDLTNFALAVAATDDPAVNAAVRAEARARGIWCNRADDASDSDLDFASVVRVGEISVSIATDGTKPGLAKSLREALEQDLATGGDTFIRLLRRCADAPGAGKSPPEPP; from the coding sequence GTGTCATCGGACCGAGTCCCCATCTGGCTCAAGCCGCGCGGCATGCCGTGCGCCGTGATCGGCGGCGGGCGCGTGGGCGCGAGGCGCGCCGAACGGCTCGCGAGAGCCGGAGCCAAGGTCACCCTGGTGAGCCCGACGCTCGGCCCTGAAGCCACCGAGCTCGTCCAACAGGACCTGGTGACGTGGATCGACCGCGCCTACCAGCCCGGCGATCTCACGAACTTTGCCCTCGCCGTCGCGGCGACGGACGATCCGGCGGTCAACGCCGCCGTGCGCGCGGAGGCGCGTGCGCGCGGGATTTGGTGCAATCGGGCGGACGACGCCTCCGACAGCGATCTCGACTTCGCGAGTGTGGTCCGCGTCGGCGAGATTTCCGTGTCCATTGCGACGGACGGGACCAAGCCCGGCCTCGCGAAAAGTCTGCGTGAAGCGCTGGAACAAGACCTCGCGACGGGCGGCGACACGTTCATTCGGCTGCTTCGGCGGTGCGCCGACGCGCCGGGCGCCGGCAAGTCGCCTCCCGAGCCACCATGA